From Pseudochaenichthys georgianus chromosome 15, fPseGeo1.2, whole genome shotgun sequence:
AAAGCCAAGAGCTAATTGGTTCGTCAAGCCCAATAGCcaagcttttatccaaagcgacaattcagtactgtggacaatccccacagtaGCCATTTGggttgaagtgtcttgcccatggacacaacgacatgttaACTGACGTGGGACTCGAACCTGGTagcccctgattcgaagtccagcactctatccactgagccacagccgcccgACCATGACATGGTCAACTTTTCTGAGAATGCTAAAATGTTTAGGTCACAAAAAGTACTAATTATGGATAGTAGGTACATTTCATTTTACGAGTATAATATAAACAAAGAGCCGTCAGAGGGTTGCAAAAGTGTGCAGTTCCCCGGAAACAACGACAGCCTACAATTACAAGAGACgggataaaatatatatatacaatatactgAAAAATACTTCAGTATAGGCTACTGATATGTTTCTAATTAATTACTAAGTTTATCATACCTAGTAACATGGCTTCCAACTTCTTGCGGTCCACCCGGAACCTCTCCTCGGTCCACTCCGGGTCTGGCAGCGGATGGAGCCCGCTCAGGTCGTCCTCTGATCCCGGGAGGGGAGAGTCGGCGCTGCGCTCGCTGTTGGAGCCCTGGTCCGACTGCTGCAAGTATCCGCTTAAAGTGTCGCACTGGGCAGCCATTGCGCTGCTCAGCAACTTCTCCAGTGACCACTGCGTTTTAAAACAAAGTGAAGTCGAGTTGAAGCAAAGCGGGTAAACTTCTGTAAACTTTTTTTATTCCGTCACTTCGCGGTGTTGTGCGGGCTCATTGCAGCGCGATTGAGACCTTCCTCTGCACTTTCTTTAAGCCCCTTCGTTTTCCCCCATTACAGGCGGACTTTCCTAAAAATAGGCAGCAGCACACTCTTCCTCTCGCTATAGGTCGTGTATGGAGTTAACAGAGCTTCCTAATgcacactgcaaacatagcaACCAACTCTTCGAGAAAGTTTCACGTGTCACCCTGCAAAAAAAGTGGGGCTCCtcccagacatttttttttttttttaaacatattcCCTCTCCTGGTTAGTCTCCAAATGTCACtgttaaagctgctgtgtggacgtaccgtgagaCAACTTTTATATCTCATTTATGGGAAACTGTTCAGCTATGATAGCCAATTGTAGCAAACAAAAGCACAGTTATTATGAGCTATGATGATTATATTACAAGTTAATTTTACACAACAAGATGTGAAAATAAACCATGAAGCATAAAGAGAGGCTTGGCCTGAGTATAAATTAATATTGCTATGCCTTTCCCCCCCACTTAGCCAGCACTTTGTAATAACACCCCATGCAACCAGTTTATTGGTTTGTAGAGGAAACACTACACATCCTGAGTGGGTGAAGGGAAGCAATACAGGAAAGAGAAACCAAAACAAATGTGGAGCAAGCATACATTATGCCATACAGCCTCAAAAGGGTCCAATCCAAAGATATTGTGTATGTGCTAATGCCATATAAAGTTATACAAAACCTAGAGGCCAGTGATGTATGCAATAAAAGATTTTCAAGTCCCTGTACAATTCCAGGATTATACTCCGGCTGTGTTCAGGAAATGATTGAGTTTCAATATATGGCCTGATATTAACCTTAGTTTGAAAGCTGGTGCTTTAATTTTAAAGCAAAATCACCTTGTTACTACAGGACCCGGTTTTCTGTCCATTTGGAAGGTACACTTCATCAACTTGATTTTAGTCTTGTGAAAATAATTCTCCTCAAATTGTGGGATATCTTTGGCAATTGATATCTTAATCTAAACCCAAAATGGTTACGGTAGTCATCTactatttaaaatgtatgaCAAAGTCAAATCTCCAAGTGTTTAACTTTGATAACCTCGTGCAGGTTATCAGTTAAACATGTGAGGGTCAACCTTATACCATCAGGACAATACATGCCCTCAGTAGTTTTGTGAGGTCACATCAACATAGCAATGTAGATTAAATATGTTCATGCCAGTCATTCAATTAATATCAGCATATTTGCATTGTAATGTAGACACATCAAGAAGACATGAGCTGCTTAATTACTGCATGTAAAACCAGTAGAGGTGAATATAATGGATGGTCTCATTTCAATGGACTGAACATTTGTTCTAATTTGAACTGAATTGCTAAACCACGACATTATAAAAGTTATCCACATGAATAACCACTCAATAAATGGGCTTTAAGagcaagtgagttaaaagtaaGACAAACAAGAATATTTGACTGCCCAGGTTTGAGCTGTAAAAAGTAAAGGCTACCACCTAGTGGCCATGTGAATAGTAGAAGTAAGGGCAACTAATTTGTTGGTAATAGAAATGTACTGTTCACAGAATGAAACACTTAATGCCAAATGGTTCATAATTTCGGTTTTTATGCATGTTGCCAAGAAACAATTTGCAATTCACTTGGTTAATGTCTTTAAtgaaaaataatgaaaaataaattCAGTATGGTCTTGTACAATATATATCTCTTAAAAGAAATCAGGCCATCTCACCAcaaccaataataataataataataatgacgcCAATTTAAGGGGaaaataaaacagtaaaaacaggaAAGTCAAGTAAAGTCCAAGTAGAGAACGTGCTTCAAGCTAATAAAACACCTCAACTAGAACCAGTGTGAATGAGCAGTTGAAACAGTACTGTCATATTCTGAGCCGTTCAGGGATGCGTCTTTGTTGCTGAAACTTGGGTCCCTCACATTGCATACCTCTGGGTCCATTCCCTGGCTACTTTGTTGTACCTAAGGAGATATGAAAACCAGGATGAGTATTTCCAAAATAGATGATGGATTCAAGTGTGTCCACATTCCACATTTTGGGTCATTTGTACTCACCTTTGTCTGTCTGATTTGTAGATGTGCGCAATGTCTGGGACTAACGGATCATCGGGATTCGGGTCACATAGCAAGGAGCAAATAGATAATAAAACTGGAAGGAAAAAAGTAAATGTTATGCAAATAGGTTTAAATTCATTTGAACAACTTTTGAACTTGTTCTCCAATTTAAACACAAATGAACAAGCTTTCATTTCATGCACCTTTAAAGCCAAATCCCAAAAGTTTAGGTTCTAAAACTTTTGAACATCCCCTGTTTGCCCTCTCCAATTATACAGTACAAAGCCTGCAATTTCACAATTTTCTAAATGTCAAAAGCACACAGCTTTAGTTTTATTCTTGGATAATCAACCCTGAAAATCCTGTAATGCGTGTCCATAGAGACTGAAAATCATTCATTTGGAAGAATCCAATTGTGTTGAGAGCATGGTGAGGGCTTCCCTTCCTGGCTATATTTATTCCAATTCACCTAACCGTCTTTGGCATTCCCTTTCCATGTTCTGTTTTAGCTCAAGCTCCTAATTTACCCATAAGCGTGTGAAAtcatattattaaaaaaaaatacattcctTTGTGATTTCAAAGTTAAGCTGACATAAAAAACAGTTTTCTTCACAGTGCTGTAGAAATGTGTTACACTTTAATGTACAGGTGAAATGGAGAGTAGTTACCTTTTGATACTGTGAGCGCAGGGGACCACTGCGACCTCAAGATGTCAAGGCAGATGCTGCCATTGCTGTTGATGTTTGGGTGGTAGATCTTCGTTGTAAAGGCAAGC
This genomic window contains:
- the LOC117460162 gene encoding ubiquitin-conjugating enzyme E2 D4-like, which encodes MALKRIQKELQDLGKDPPASCSAGPVGDDLFHWQATITGPNDSPYHGGVFFLSVHFPTDYPFKPPKLAFTTKIYHPNINSNGSICLDILRSQWSPALTVSKVLLSICSLLCDPNPDDPLVPDIAHIYKSDRQRYNKVAREWTQRYAM